Proteins from one Chitinophaga oryzae genomic window:
- a CDS encoding tetratricopeptide repeat protein has protein sequence MELRLNAGKALLEAEKKENPDNLVPYFLDNYADFFPLFFNEDPAEYARKRGMRAVRLDKMLEGSPDSPYYLYTQAAIKFQWAMVKIKFNEKWDATWEIRKAYMTLKENQRRFPDFVPNRLLLGAMQTVFGTIPEGYKWITNILGMKGSIHQGMENVNAFIESNAPEAKLFREESYYYYCYLMLFIVNKPEDTWAFLQKKQLDTKNNYLYALMVANLSLNNQKAATGIRVLEEKHDGNEYADIEYYNYVFGLLKLTRLDSDAHVYLERFVNEFKGKFYVKECLQRLSWFYYLEGNQAMANKYRNMILNRGGTETDADKQALKEAEGGKWPNPFLLKVRLQSDGGFFNEALKLLLTKKASDFPAMEDKLEYAYRLGRIYDETGQDDKAVTMYEVTIKVGANRPEYYAARASLQLGYIYEKRKDKTKAVQCYQQCLNMKGHDYKNSLDQRAKAGIQRVNGS, from the coding sequence ATGGAACTACGCTTAAACGCCGGTAAGGCGCTGTTGGAAGCGGAGAAGAAAGAAAACCCTGATAACCTGGTACCTTACTTCCTGGATAACTACGCGGACTTTTTCCCGTTGTTTTTCAATGAGGACCCGGCAGAATACGCCCGGAAAAGAGGTATGCGCGCTGTCCGGCTGGACAAGATGCTGGAAGGGTCTCCGGATTCTCCCTACTATCTGTACACGCAGGCAGCCATCAAGTTTCAGTGGGCGATGGTCAAGATCAAGTTCAACGAAAAATGGGACGCTACCTGGGAGATCCGTAAAGCTTACATGACCCTGAAAGAAAACCAGCGCCGGTTTCCGGATTTCGTACCCAACCGCTTGCTGCTGGGGGCCATGCAAACCGTCTTCGGTACTATCCCGGAAGGGTATAAATGGATCACCAATATCCTGGGCATGAAGGGCAGTATTCACCAGGGCATGGAAAATGTGAACGCTTTTATCGAAAGCAATGCGCCGGAAGCTAAACTGTTCAGGGAAGAATCCTATTATTACTACTGTTACCTGATGCTCTTTATTGTGAACAAACCCGAAGACACCTGGGCTTTTTTGCAAAAAAAGCAGCTGGATACCAAAAACAACTACCTGTACGCCCTGATGGTGGCCAACCTGTCGCTCAACAACCAGAAGGCGGCTACCGGCATACGGGTGCTGGAGGAGAAGCATGACGGTAACGAGTATGCAGACATAGAATATTATAACTATGTCTTCGGACTGTTGAAACTGACGCGGCTGGATAGTGACGCACATGTGTACCTCGAGAGGTTCGTCAACGAGTTTAAAGGGAAGTTCTATGTAAAGGAATGCCTGCAGCGGTTAAGCTGGTTCTACTATCTCGAAGGCAATCAGGCCATGGCCAACAAATACCGGAACATGATCCTGAACCGGGGAGGTACGGAAACAGACGCTGACAAACAGGCGCTGAAAGAAGCGGAAGGCGGCAAATGGCCCAACCCTTTCCTGCTGAAAGTACGGCTGCAGAGCGACGGCGGTTTCTTTAACGAAGCGCTGAAACTGCTGCTGACCAAAAAAGCGTCCGATTTCCCGGCGATGGAAGACAAACTGGAATACGCCTACCGCCTCGGCCGTATCTATGATGAAACCGGGCAGGACGACAAGGCCGTCACCATGTACGAAGTAACCATCAAGGTAGGGGCTAACCGGCCGGAATATTACGCGGCCAGAGCTTCCCTGCAATTGGGTTATATTTACGAAAAAAGAAAAGATAAAACCAAAGCCGTTCAGTGTTATCAGCAATGCCTGAACATGAAAGGCCACGATTATAAAAACTCCCTCGACCAACGGGCAAAAGCAGGTATACAACGTGTAAACGGCAGTTGA
- the recN gene encoding DNA repair protein RecN, with protein MLQRLIIKNYAIIDHLEVDFSGNLNVITGETGAGKSILLGALSMILGERADPGVLFDKTGKCVIEGIFKVKKSQVAAFFQQHELDLEDPLIIRREISAAGKSRAFVNDTPVNISQLSELSGYLVDLHQQFDTLELGNADFQREVIDALAKPAALQVYHHLFLQYLQVQKKYKQLQDDRDQANKELDYNRFLLDELLEADFSPNEVEELDNELQLLTHAEEIKNTLNRVFFQLKEDEQPILQQLKQLQSSIQHISSFHKDMPAVSERMLSAYLELQDIAGEVDNINDQVHYDAQRIEQVNERMALGYRLFKKHGVQTTDELLAIKDTLTAKVDGVLNLDEQLAALEKEQAQLHEALMKDAAAITAERQEQVAPFEKKVNTLLAQVGMPNARLKVDIIQGELNPYGQDTIEFLFDANRSNQFAPVGKVASGGELSRLMLCIKSLVAQSVALPTLIFDEIDTGISGEAARQVGVILKDLAKAHQIICITHQPQIAGKADAHYFVYKDARAEKVTTSVRLLSMDERIDKIAQMLSGERPTAAALENAREMVR; from the coding sequence ATGTTACAGCGACTAATCATTAAAAACTACGCCATTATTGATCACCTGGAAGTGGATTTTTCAGGTAATCTTAATGTCATTACCGGGGAAACCGGCGCCGGTAAATCTATCCTGCTGGGCGCCCTGTCCATGATCCTGGGAGAACGTGCTGATCCCGGCGTGCTGTTCGATAAAACCGGCAAATGCGTGATTGAAGGCATCTTCAAGGTGAAAAAATCACAGGTGGCCGCTTTTTTTCAGCAACATGAACTGGACCTGGAAGACCCGCTGATCATCCGCCGGGAAATCAGCGCTGCCGGCAAATCCAGGGCGTTTGTAAATGATACTCCTGTCAACATATCCCAGCTGTCTGAACTGTCAGGCTACCTGGTAGACCTGCACCAGCAGTTTGATACCCTCGAACTGGGCAACGCCGATTTCCAGCGGGAAGTCATCGACGCGCTGGCCAAACCCGCTGCCCTACAAGTATATCATCACCTGTTCCTGCAATACCTGCAGGTGCAGAAGAAATACAAACAATTACAGGATGACCGCGACCAGGCCAACAAGGAACTGGACTATAACCGGTTCCTGCTGGATGAACTGCTGGAAGCGGACTTCAGCCCCAACGAAGTGGAAGAGCTGGACAATGAGCTGCAGCTGCTGACACACGCGGAAGAGATCAAAAACACCCTCAACCGGGTATTTTTCCAGCTGAAGGAAGATGAACAGCCCATTCTGCAACAGCTGAAACAACTCCAGTCCTCTATCCAGCATATCTCCTCCTTTCATAAAGACATGCCGGCCGTATCTGAAAGGATGCTGTCTGCCTACCTGGAACTGCAGGATATTGCCGGTGAAGTGGACAACATTAACGACCAGGTACACTACGATGCACAACGCATTGAGCAGGTAAATGAACGGATGGCGCTGGGGTACCGGCTCTTTAAAAAGCATGGCGTACAGACCACTGATGAACTGCTGGCCATCAAAGACACGCTGACAGCCAAAGTAGATGGGGTATTGAACCTCGATGAACAGCTGGCGGCGCTGGAAAAAGAACAGGCGCAGCTACACGAGGCCCTGATGAAGGACGCTGCGGCTATTACCGCGGAAAGGCAGGAGCAGGTGGCGCCTTTTGAGAAAAAAGTCAACACGCTGCTGGCGCAGGTAGGCATGCCTAACGCCCGGCTCAAAGTGGACATTATACAGGGGGAACTGAACCCTTACGGGCAGGATACGATCGAGTTCCTGTTTGACGCCAACCGCAGCAACCAGTTTGCACCGGTAGGCAAAGTGGCCTCCGGTGGTGAGTTGAGCCGCCTGATGCTCTGCATCAAATCCCTGGTGGCACAGTCGGTAGCGCTGCCCACCCTGATTTTCGACGAAATCGACACCGGTATTTCCGGCGAAGCCGCCAGGCAGGTGGGCGTGATCCTGAAAGATCTGGCCAAAGCGCATCAGATCATCTGTATTACCCACCAGCCACAGATTGCCGGCAAAGCCGACGCCCATTATTTTGTATACAAAGATGCCCGTGCGGAGAAAGTGACCACCAGCGTAAGGCTGCTGTCGATGGACGAGCGGATAGATAAGATCGCGCAAATGCTTAGCGGTGAACGGCCTACTGCCGCCGCCCTGGAAAATGCCCGCGAAATGGTGAGATAA
- a CDS encoding enoyl-ACP reductase FabI, whose protein sequence is MAHNLLKGKKGIIFGALDEKSLAWRTALRCVEEGAEIVLTNAPVALRMGEINKLAEICKAPVIPADVTITDDLKNLFTKSMEHFGGKIDFVLHSVGMSLNVRKGRQYTDLDYDFSLKTLNISALSLHRVLQTAYQMDAINEWGSVVALTYIAAQRAFPDYSEMADAKAMLESVARSFGYHYGIKNKVRVNTVSQSPTPTTAGSGVKGFGGFIGYAEKMSPLGNATADNCADYLVTLFSDMTRMVTMQNLYHDGGFSFTGVSNAIMDALDKE, encoded by the coding sequence ATGGCTCATAACTTATTAAAAGGAAAGAAAGGTATCATCTTTGGTGCACTGGACGAAAAGTCACTGGCCTGGAGAACAGCGCTCCGTTGTGTGGAAGAAGGCGCTGAAATAGTGCTCACCAATGCACCTGTGGCACTGCGTATGGGTGAGATCAACAAACTGGCTGAAATCTGCAAGGCCCCTGTTATTCCGGCAGACGTAACCATCACCGATGACCTGAAAAATCTTTTTACCAAATCCATGGAGCATTTTGGCGGTAAAATAGATTTTGTACTCCATTCTGTAGGCATGAGCCTGAACGTACGTAAAGGAAGACAGTATACAGACCTGGATTACGACTTTTCGCTGAAAACCCTCAATATTTCCGCGCTGTCCTTACACCGTGTGCTGCAGACCGCCTACCAGATGGACGCCATCAACGAATGGGGCTCTGTAGTGGCACTTACCTACATCGCTGCACAACGTGCATTCCCTGACTACAGCGAAATGGCTGACGCTAAAGCTATGCTGGAATCAGTAGCCCGCAGCTTCGGTTACCACTACGGCATCAAAAATAAAGTACGTGTGAACACCGTTTCCCAGTCCCCTACGCCGACTACTGCCGGCAGCGGCGTGAAAGGCTTCGGTGGTTTCATTGGTTACGCAGAAAAAATGAGCCCGCTGGGTAATGCCACGGCCGACAACTGCGCTGACTACCTGGTGACCCTGTTCTCCGACATGACCAGGATGGTGACCATGCAGAATCTCTACCATGACGGCGGATTCTCCTTCACCGGCGTGTCCAACGCCATCATGGACGCCCTCGACAAAGAATAA
- a CDS encoding DUF2795 domain-containing protein, giving the protein MYWTLELASYLEDAPWPATKDELIDYAIRSGAPIEVIENLQELEDEGEIYEGIEDIWSDYPSQDDFFFNEDEY; this is encoded by the coding sequence ATGTACTGGACATTAGAATTAGCTTCATACCTGGAGGACGCTCCATGGCCAGCTACTAAAGACGAACTTATTGATTACGCCATTCGTTCCGGTGCACCGATCGAAGTAATCGAGAATTTACAGGAGCTGGAGGATGAGGGAGAAATTTATGAGGGGATTGAAGATATCTGGTCTGATTATCCGTCGCAAGACGACTTCTTCTTCAACGAAGACGAGTACTAG
- a CDS encoding ABC transporter ATP-binding protein: MLTARNVTKNYSNLPILKGVDITVSKGEIVTIVGSSGAGKSTLLHILGTLDQPTQGEVWLNNVNLTGLSGNALADFRNRHIGFIFQFHHLLPEFSALENVCVPGFIAGTRKSEVKEKAAFLLKTLGLGHRLEHKPSALSGGEQQRVAVARALINNPDVVMADEPTGNLDSQNARELHNMFLQLRDQFQQTFIIVTHNEELAPLSDRQLLMKDGRII; this comes from the coding sequence ATGCTAACCGCTCGCAATGTTACCAAAAATTATTCCAACTTACCGATACTCAAGGGAGTAGATATTACTGTCAGTAAAGGTGAGATCGTGACCATCGTTGGATCGTCCGGAGCAGGCAAAAGTACCCTGCTGCATATACTCGGAACGCTGGACCAGCCCACCCAGGGCGAAGTCTGGCTGAATAATGTCAATCTGACGGGTTTAAGCGGCAACGCGCTGGCCGACTTCCGGAACCGACATATTGGCTTTATCTTCCAGTTCCACCACCTGCTGCCTGAGTTCAGTGCGCTGGAAAATGTATGTGTCCCGGGGTTTATAGCCGGCACCCGCAAAAGCGAGGTAAAGGAAAAAGCAGCTTTTCTGCTGAAAACCCTCGGCCTGGGGCATCGTTTGGAACACAAACCCTCGGCGCTTTCCGGCGGCGAACAACAAAGGGTGGCCGTAGCCCGCGCACTCATCAACAACCCCGACGTGGTCATGGCCGATGAACCTACCGGTAACCTCGACTCCCAAAACGCACGGGAGCTGCATAACATGTTCCTTCAACTGAGGGACCAGTTTCAGCAAACCTTTATTATCGTTACCCACAACGAAGAGCTGGCGCCGCTGAGTGACCGGCAGTTACTCATGAAAGACGGGAGGATCATTTAG
- a CDS encoding histone deacetylase family protein: MKIAYHEIYAHPLPADHRFPMVKYELIPAQLLREGVISHEQLFAPEAAAEEAILATHTLPWWEKLRDQTLSDREQRHIGFRQSPLLTQREIVIAQGTIDIALHALDHGIGFNVAGGTHHAFADRGEGFCLLNDFAIAANYLLQQKKVKKVLVADLDVHQGNGTAALFAGNDRVFTFSMHGAHNYPFHKETSDLDIPLPDGMTDSPYLQLLEETLPRLIEKEKPDIVCYLSGVDVLETDRFGKLKVTAAGCRQRDEIVFSLLHKHGIPCAVAMGGGYSARISDIVNAHCNTFRTGLNIYGF; this comes from the coding sequence ATGAAGATAGCTTACCACGAGATATATGCCCATCCGTTACCGGCCGACCACCGGTTTCCAATGGTGAAATACGAGCTGATACCGGCGCAGCTGCTGAGGGAAGGCGTCATCAGCCATGAGCAGCTGTTCGCGCCGGAGGCGGCGGCGGAAGAAGCGATCCTGGCCACCCATACGCTTCCCTGGTGGGAGAAGCTGCGCGACCAGACCCTGTCTGACAGGGAGCAGCGGCATATCGGCTTCCGGCAGTCGCCCCTGCTGACGCAGCGGGAGATCGTTATCGCCCAGGGCACGATCGATATCGCCCTGCATGCACTGGACCATGGCATCGGGTTCAACGTAGCGGGTGGCACCCATCACGCTTTCGCCGACCGGGGAGAAGGCTTCTGCCTGCTCAACGATTTCGCCATCGCGGCCAACTACCTGCTGCAACAAAAGAAAGTGAAAAAGGTGCTGGTGGCAGACCTGGACGTACACCAGGGCAACGGCACCGCCGCCCTTTTTGCCGGCAATGACCGGGTGTTTACCTTCAGTATGCACGGTGCCCACAACTACCCCTTCCATAAGGAAACCTCCGATCTGGACATACCGCTCCCTGACGGCATGACGGACAGCCCCTATCTGCAGCTGCTGGAGGAAACCCTGCCACGGCTGATAGAGAAAGAAAAGCCCGATATCGTTTGTTATCTGTCCGGCGTGGATGTGCTTGAAACGGACCGGTTTGGTAAGCTCAAAGTAACTGCTGCCGGCTGTCGGCAGCGGGATGAAATCGTTTTCAGCCTGTTGCATAAGCACGGCATTCCGTGCGCAGTGGCCATGGGCGGCGGCTATTCCGCGCGTATCAGCGATATTGTGAACGCTCACTGCAATACCTTCAGAACAGGGTTAAATATTTACGGATTTTGA
- the pdeM gene encoding ligase-associated DNA damage response endonuclease PdeM yields MQNKDHAAGEIFRFKQQHWHLLPEKAIYWEEEKALILSDLHLGKSAHFRKAGIAVPAGIMQEDLFRLQQLITRYLPVRLIIVGDMFHSRHNNEVQYFKIWRGQFSHIRVDLVLGNHDIMADEIYSQLEVNTHDTLTVRNIHFIHEPCGENNGYLYTFSGHLHPAVVMAGPARQRLRLPCFYFGRYCGILPAFGDFTGLANLDPYPDESVFVIAGKSIIRTQ; encoded by the coding sequence ATGCAAAACAAGGACCACGCGGCGGGGGAGATATTCCGGTTTAAACAACAGCACTGGCATTTATTGCCGGAGAAAGCGATTTACTGGGAAGAGGAGAAAGCACTGATCCTTTCAGATCTGCATCTGGGCAAATCCGCCCATTTCCGGAAAGCCGGCATTGCCGTTCCTGCAGGCATTATGCAGGAAGACCTGTTCCGGCTGCAACAGCTGATCACCCGTTACCTGCCCGTGCGGCTCATTATCGTGGGCGATATGTTCCACAGCCGGCACAACAACGAGGTGCAGTATTTCAAAATATGGCGGGGCCAGTTTTCCCATATCCGGGTAGACCTGGTGCTGGGCAATCATGATATCATGGCGGACGAGATATACAGCCAGCTGGAAGTCAATACCCACGATACGCTCACCGTCAGGAATATCCATTTTATCCACGAGCCCTGCGGGGAAAACAACGGTTACCTGTATACGTTCTCCGGCCACCTGCATCCTGCCGTGGTAATGGCAGGTCCCGCCAGGCAGCGGCTCCGGTTACCCTGCTTCTATTTTGGCCGTTATTGCGGCATTTTACCCGCTTTTGGCGACTTTACCGGGCTGGCCAATCTGGACCCCTACCCGGACGAATCCGTGTTTGTAATCGCCGGAAAATCGATTATCCGGACACAATAA
- a CDS encoding ligase-associated DNA damage response DEXH box helicase, which yields MQQRSRGWKVITGWLADKDLQPFKFQEDAWEAYLEGRSGIVNAPTGFGKTFSLFLGAVIAWIDAHPKDYQKKTKNGLQLLWVTPLRALAKDLGRAMEEVLRELDIPWEVGIRSGDTPVATRARQKLQMPEILIITPESLHLLLAQKEYPSVFRHLHTVVVDEWHELLGSKRGVMAELALSRLRGLRPTLKVWGISATIGNLDEALEVLLGPYHNGGLIVRANLKKNIALQSVIPHEIENYPWAGHLGIRMLPQALPIINNSQTTLVFTNTRSQSEIWYQSLLKHEPMLAGALALHHGSIDMELRIWVEEALHNGILKAVVCTASLDLGVDFRPVDTVIQVGSPKGVARFLQRAGRSGHQPGAISRIFFLPTHALELVEAAALKAAMEEELIESRMPVLLAYDVLLQYLMTLAVSDGFHAPQIYEEVRKTFCYQDLTEDEWQWILAFLTTGGDALGSYDEFRKLERQGDHYYCKSRMLAMRHRLHIGTIVSDAMLKVKFMTGGYVGVIEESFISRLSPGDSFTLAGRNLEFVMIKDMTVLVRKSGAKRTIVPSYQGGRIPLSSNLGRMLRRKFNEALSRRTKDPELIALQPLFNRQEELSHIPKDNELLIEKITTKDGYHLFVYPFEGRLVHEVMAALLAYRISRIQPITFSIAMNDYGFELLSDQPIPLTTENAKALFTTDNLLTELQTSVNATEMARRKFRDIAVIAGLIFQGYPGKHKANRHLQSSASLLFNVFKDYDPQNLLLKQAFNEAFFYQMEEARLRETLERIAQSRIVITEPDKLTPFCFPIKVDSLRDTMTSEKLEDRIKKLIAVNE from the coding sequence ATGCAACAACGTTCACGCGGATGGAAAGTGATTACCGGATGGCTGGCTGACAAGGACCTTCAACCCTTCAAATTCCAGGAAGACGCCTGGGAGGCGTACCTGGAGGGCCGGTCGGGGATCGTGAATGCACCTACCGGCTTTGGTAAAACCTTCTCGCTCTTCCTCGGCGCCGTCATCGCCTGGATCGACGCCCATCCTAAAGACTATCAGAAAAAAACGAAGAACGGCCTGCAGCTGCTGTGGGTAACACCGCTCCGCGCGCTGGCCAAAGACCTGGGACGGGCCATGGAAGAGGTATTGCGCGAGCTGGACATCCCGTGGGAAGTAGGTATCCGCAGCGGCGACACTCCCGTGGCCACCCGCGCCCGCCAGAAGCTGCAGATGCCGGAAATACTGATCATCACCCCTGAAAGCCTGCACCTGCTGCTGGCCCAGAAAGAATACCCGTCCGTTTTCAGGCACCTGCACACGGTAGTGGTAGACGAATGGCATGAGCTGCTCGGCAGCAAACGCGGCGTCATGGCAGAACTGGCGTTAAGCCGCCTGCGCGGGTTACGGCCAACCCTGAAAGTGTGGGGCATCTCCGCCACTATCGGCAACCTCGACGAAGCGCTGGAAGTATTGCTGGGCCCTTATCACAACGGGGGACTGATCGTTCGCGCCAACCTGAAAAAAAATATCGCCCTGCAAAGCGTGATCCCCCATGAGATAGAGAACTATCCGTGGGCAGGCCACCTCGGCATCCGCATGCTGCCGCAGGCGCTGCCTATCATCAATAACAGCCAGACCACCCTGGTCTTTACCAATACACGCTCCCAATCGGAGATATGGTACCAGTCGCTGCTCAAACATGAGCCCATGCTCGCCGGCGCCCTGGCGCTGCATCACGGGTCCATCGATATGGAACTGCGGATATGGGTGGAAGAAGCGCTGCATAACGGTATCCTCAAAGCAGTGGTATGCACCGCCAGCCTCGACCTGGGCGTGGACTTCCGGCCGGTAGACACCGTCATACAGGTAGGCAGCCCAAAAGGGGTGGCCCGCTTCCTGCAACGGGCAGGCCGTAGCGGACACCAGCCGGGCGCCATCAGCCGTATTTTCTTCCTGCCCACCCACGCACTGGAACTGGTAGAAGCCGCGGCGCTCAAAGCCGCGATGGAAGAAGAGCTGATCGAAAGCCGCATGCCTGTGCTGCTGGCATATGACGTGTTGTTGCAATACCTGATGACGCTCGCCGTTTCCGACGGCTTCCATGCACCGCAGATTTATGAAGAAGTCCGTAAAACCTTTTGCTACCAGGACCTTACGGAAGATGAATGGCAGTGGATACTGGCTTTCCTTACCACCGGCGGCGACGCCCTCGGCAGCTACGACGAGTTCCGCAAACTGGAGCGGCAGGGCGACCACTACTACTGCAAAAGCCGTATGCTGGCCATGCGGCACCGCCTGCATATCGGCACTATCGTCAGCGACGCCATGCTTAAAGTGAAGTTCATGACCGGCGGATATGTAGGCGTTATCGAGGAAAGCTTTATCTCGCGGCTCTCGCCCGGAGACAGCTTCACGCTGGCCGGCCGCAATCTCGAGTTTGTCATGATCAAAGATATGACGGTGCTGGTACGCAAGTCCGGCGCCAAACGGACTATCGTGCCCAGCTACCAGGGCGGACGTATCCCCCTGTCCTCCAACCTCGGCCGTATGTTGCGCAGGAAGTTCAACGAGGCGCTCTCCCGCCGTACCAAAGACCCGGAACTGATAGCGCTGCAGCCGCTGTTCAACCGGCAGGAAGAGCTGTCCCACATCCCGAAAGACAATGAGCTGCTGATCGAAAAAATCACCACCAAAGACGGCTACCACCTTTTCGTATATCCTTTCGAAGGCCGGCTTGTACATGAGGTCATGGCTGCCCTGCTGGCGTACCGCATCAGCCGCATACAACCGATCACCTTTTCCATTGCAATGAACGACTACGGCTTTGAGCTGCTGTCGGACCAACCCATACCGCTGACCACAGAAAACGCCAAAGCGCTGTTTACCACCGATAACCTGCTGACGGAACTGCAGACCAGTGTGAACGCCACCGAAATGGCACGCCGCAAATTCCGCGACATCGCCGTTATCGCCGGCCTGATCTTCCAGGGCTACCCGGGCAAACACAAGGCCAACAGGCACCTTCAGTCGTCCGCTTCCTTACTGTTCAATGTATTCAAAGACTACGACCCACAGAACCTACTGCTGAAGCAGGCTTTCAACGAAGCTTTTTTCTACCAGATGGAAGAGGCCCGTCTGCGCGAAACGCTGGAACGTATCGCGCAGAGCCGTATCGTGATCACCGAGCCCGATAAACTGACGCCTTTCTGCTTCCCTATCAAGGTAGACAGCCTGCGGGACACCATGACCAGCGAGAAGCTGGAAGACCGGATTAAAAAATTGATTGCTGTCAACGAATAG
- a CDS encoding NCS2 family permease, translating into MLAKFFRLSENNTTVKKEVLAGLTTFSTMAYILAVNPSILSTTGMDFNALITATALAAAIGTLVMALYARLPIGVAPGMGLNAFFAYTIVSGMGYSWQFALTAVFLEGIIFIILSMFRIREAIINSIPENLKHAISVGIGLLIALIGMANAGIIETGMHHAGEGRLEGVILKMGNVTSIGPLIALIGLIVSAVLMYRKVNAALLIGILAATMAGIPLGITHLPEGHLVSLPPSVAPIAFKLEFDRIFSLDMLMILFTLLMVNLFDTVGTLIGLCNKAGLLDENGRLPRAKQALMADAVGTTAAGLLGTSVVTAYVESASGVAAGGRTGLTALTVSFMFLLSLFFAPVFAMIPQAATAPALIIVGMLMMGAVVKIDFNDVTEALPAFLAIVMMPYTYSIAEGIVFGMLSYVLLKVLTGRYKQISPVMYVLAILFVVTFLVK; encoded by the coding sequence ATGCTCGCAAAATTTTTCAGGCTCTCCGAAAACAATACTACGGTAAAGAAAGAAGTACTCGCTGGTTTGACCACCTTTTCCACCATGGCGTATATCCTGGCTGTGAACCCCAGTATCCTGTCAACGACGGGGATGGACTTTAACGCGCTGATCACCGCCACGGCGCTGGCTGCCGCTATCGGTACGCTGGTGATGGCACTGTATGCGCGCCTGCCTATTGGCGTGGCGCCGGGGATGGGGCTGAATGCTTTCTTTGCCTACACTATTGTATCAGGCATGGGCTACAGCTGGCAGTTTGCGCTGACCGCCGTTTTTCTTGAAGGGATCATTTTTATCATTTTATCGATGTTCCGGATCCGGGAAGCGATCATCAACAGTATCCCCGAAAATCTCAAACACGCTATTTCCGTGGGTATCGGGCTGTTGATTGCCCTGATCGGGATGGCCAACGCCGGTATTATAGAAACCGGTATGCATCACGCAGGCGAAGGCAGACTGGAAGGCGTGATCCTGAAAATGGGCAACGTTACCAGCATCGGGCCGCTGATAGCGCTGATAGGCCTGATCGTCAGCGCTGTGCTGATGTACCGGAAGGTAAACGCGGCGTTGCTGATCGGTATCCTGGCCGCTACGATGGCAGGTATCCCCTTAGGCATTACCCATCTGCCCGAAGGGCACCTGGTGAGCCTGCCGCCCTCAGTGGCGCCTATCGCATTTAAACTGGAGTTTGACAGGATCTTCAGCCTTGATATGCTGATGATTTTATTCACCCTGCTGATGGTGAACCTGTTTGATACGGTGGGCACATTGATAGGACTGTGTAATAAAGCCGGACTATTGGATGAAAACGGGCGGCTACCGCGGGCCAAGCAGGCGCTGATGGCCGATGCGGTGGGCACTACCGCGGCAGGGCTGTTAGGCACCAGCGTGGTGACAGCTTATGTGGAAAGTGCCAGCGGCGTGGCGGCAGGCGGCAGGACCGGCCTCACGGCGCTGACGGTATCTTTTATGTTTTTGCTGTCGCTGTTTTTTGCGCCCGTATTTGCCATGATACCACAGGCGGCTACAGCGCCGGCGTTGATCATTGTGGGAATGCTGATGATGGGCGCCGTGGTAAAAATAGATTTTAATGATGTGACCGAAGCCCTCCCGGCGTTCCTGGCCATCGTGATGATGCCTTATACCTATAGCATCGCGGAAGGGATTGTATTCGGCATGCTGTCTTACGTATTACTAAAAGTACTGACAGGGCGATACAAACAGATCAGCCCTGTAATGTATGTACTGGCCATTTTGTTTGTCGTTACTTTCCTGGTGAAATAA